Proteins from one Leptonema illini DSM 21528 genomic window:
- the folK gene encoding 2-amino-4-hydroxy-6-hydroxymethyldihydropteridine diphosphokinase: MNEQKTRKALLSLGSNLGEREQYLCRARTAIASRHRIVRQSRELNNAALIVTEQPDFLNQIIEIETTDSPEELLLFLKEIERDLGRMHRERYGPREIDLDILIFEDVQMQTDFLRLPHPGLIDRAYLHVLLAEPPFTESEKARHIDAARKGMLSTLLLPLGLFIASVAFVFLPADGVAAPIVPAEALPEALPVHESGSFYYRSPASVDAQEQKAYAEALQLHYADFQNDLKSDFKKLEGRSFDASLLNDLAVIAAEDNDLEGAEALFRLSLSRKDALPTRLNLIFLYLSQNIEEAGAMLAELQLKLSDERRLAVLQALRIRRFDVAADRFLRSWMQAEGLLPLSPSLKKAAKETAALFETMERKKEALLLYQEIDSRSGGTDSDVVSALARLTEDVLKDRDLALSLYRRLLTLNTAVDDEDLRHYAQLLFKSGDFAGVEQALKRLKRPSIDDIRLRITARLRLDPDADVDALIEGASSVTGSRPRTLFLVNDEKRPGQPSLFDGLLLNATQATLKGDLPYTLRMEFFGSADPATIAEDRRIQQGVY, translated from the coding sequence ATGAATGAACAGAAGACACGCAAGGCCCTGCTCTCCCTCGGCTCAAACCTGGGGGAACGAGAACAGTATCTGTGTCGGGCCCGAACGGCCATCGCTTCGCGCCATCGTATCGTGCGGCAGAGTCGCGAATTGAATAACGCCGCCCTGATCGTCACCGAACAACCCGACTTTCTCAATCAGATCATCGAGATCGAAACGACCGACAGCCCTGAAGAGCTGCTTCTTTTTTTAAAAGAGATTGAAAGAGATCTCGGTCGTATGCATCGCGAGCGTTACGGGCCGCGAGAGATCGATCTTGACATCCTGATCTTCGAAGATGTGCAGATGCAGACGGACTTCTTGAGATTGCCGCATCCGGGTCTGATCGATCGCGCATATCTTCACGTTTTGCTGGCGGAACCTCCGTTTACCGAAAGCGAAAAAGCCCGCCATATTGACGCCGCCCGCAAGGGTATGCTGTCGACGCTGCTTCTGCCGCTCGGTCTCTTTATCGCCTCTGTTGCCTTCGTTTTTCTTCCCGCAGACGGAGTCGCCGCTCCGATCGTGCCGGCTGAGGCGTTACCCGAGGCCCTGCCCGTTCACGAAAGCGGCTCGTTCTATTATCGATCGCCCGCCTCTGTCGATGCGCAAGAACAGAAGGCCTATGCCGAGGCGCTACAGCTGCACTATGCAGACTTCCAGAATGATCTGAAAAGCGACTTCAAAAAACTTGAGGGTCGCTCTTTCGACGCGTCGTTGCTGAATGATCTGGCCGTCATTGCCGCGGAGGATAACGACCTCGAAGGCGCCGAGGCGTTGTTCCGTCTTTCGCTTTCGCGCAAGGATGCTCTGCCGACTCGCCTGAATCTGATCTTTCTCTATCTGTCACAGAACATCGAAGAGGCCGGTGCGATGCTTGCTGAGCTACAGCTAAAACTGAGCGACGAACGCAGGCTTGCCGTGCTTCAGGCGCTGCGTATTCGCCGCTTCGACGTCGCCGCCGACCGTTTTCTGCGTTCCTGGATGCAGGCCGAGGGCCTTCTTCCGCTTTCCCCTTCTTTGAAGAAGGCAGCAAAAGAAACGGCCGCTCTGTTCGAAACGATGGAGCGAAAAAAAGAGGCCCTTCTGCTCTATCAGGAAATTGACAGCCGCTCGGGCGGAACGGACTCCGACGTCGTTTCGGCGCTCGCTCGTCTGACCGAAGATGTTCTGAAAGACAGAGATCTGGCCCTGTCGCTTTACAGGCGCCTGCTCACCCTGAATACGGCCGTCGATGACGAAGATCTGAGGCATTATGCACAGCTTCTTTTTAAAAGCGGCGATTTCGCCGGTGTAGAACAGGCGCTGAAACGCCTGAAACGACCGTCGATTGACGATATACGCCTTCGTATCACCGCCCGGCTGCGTCTTGATCCTGACGCCGACGTCGATGCTCTGATCGAAGGCGCCTCATCCGTTACGGGAAGCCGCCCGAGAACGCTGTTCCTGGTTAACGACGAGAAGCGACCGGGCCAGCCGTCGCTCTTTGACGGCCTGCTTCTAAACGCGACGCAGGCCACCCTGAAAGGCGATCTGCCATATACGTTGCGCATGGAATTCTTCGGCTCTGCCGATCCGGCCACGATTGCTGAAGATCGCCGTATTCAGCAAGGGGTCTACTGA
- a CDS encoding adenylate/guanylate cyclase domain-containing protein — MSTIPEPLKIQIISVVAQNLNIEEIDILGRHLDPKFKAHLLSGEPFGITLRPDQAARTLVKHFDSRGLLTNILSLLVHMHSYQDASIIGRVASLQGLDTVLQNLGTMGLKFDPMTGTLVEARDDDSVNWGFLKEGEVYHFCHLSIDIAGNSQLQIKYPKSEIEVVYNNFYTMLKRIVKEHNGQVWNWAGDGGIVTFYLGDKVQDAVFCALELQLQLVLFNLSRSRNRFDEPLRLRIAAHDGLTVYKENKGTILSEAINYVAHLEKGGTPVHSVSISKSVYGNLQPRLQAIFKHMGVFENIEYYNASTMLDWMKEDR; from the coding sequence ATGAGCACCATACCCGAACCCCTGAAAATCCAGATTATATCCGTCGTCGCGCAGAATCTCAATATCGAAGAGATCGATATACTCGGCCGTCATCTTGATCCAAAGTTCAAGGCGCATCTGCTTTCGGGCGAGCCATTTGGAATCACGCTACGCCCCGACCAGGCCGCCCGCACGCTCGTCAAACACTTCGACTCACGCGGATTACTGACGAATATCCTGAGCCTTCTCGTGCACATGCATTCGTATCAGGACGCAAGCATCATAGGCCGGGTCGCCTCGCTTCAGGGCCTTGACACCGTTTTACAGAATCTTGGAACGATGGGATTGAAGTTCGATCCCATGACGGGTACTCTTGTCGAGGCCCGTGACGACGATTCCGTCAACTGGGGTTTCTTAAAAGAGGGCGAGGTCTATCACTTCTGCCATCTATCGATCGACATCGCCGGCAACTCTCAACTACAGATCAAGTATCCGAAGTCCGAGATCGAAGTCGTGTATAACAACTTCTACACGATGCTCAAACGCATCGTCAAAGAGCATAACGGCCAGGTCTGGAACTGGGCCGGCGACGGCGGCATCGTAACCTTCTATCTCGGCGATAAGGTTCAGGATGCCGTCTTCTGCGCCCTTGAACTCCAGCTACAGCTTGTACTGTTCAATCTGTCACGCAGCCGCAACCGCTTCGACGAACCGCTGCGCCTGCGCATCGCCGCTCATGACGGGTTAACCGTCTATAAAGAGAACAAAGGCACCATACTCTCAGAGGCCATCAACTACGTCGCTCACCTTGAAAAAGGAGGCACGCCCGTTCACTCCGTTTCCATCTCGAAGTCCGTCTATGGCAATCTGCAGCCGCGTCTTCAGGCTATTTTCAAGCACATGGGAGTGTTTGAGAACATCGAATACTATAACGCCTCAACGATGCTGGACTGGATGAAGGAAGACCGTTAA
- a CDS encoding ATP-binding protein: MQAGSPLNALKRQLESQAKGYGRPDCPICNGVGILFDPHFAAHQGAYRLCKCVEEQSLCDGNPPYDYYDEEKNAIVPCPTKPARMALKRIQHLERHSGIPERYRGRLIDSIDVSGKSSTNVLIALDHAVHTIYSAGRGEVRGLYLYGPTGAGKTLLSCVILNELIRLYQVEAHYAKISRDIIGKLRDTFNPQSEAYGEGRRIEQKLGRYPALVIDDFGVQRESPWVNSVLYDLIDTRYENNLLTILTSNEPMDSWKDISDGRVLSRLREMCLEIHMEAEDYRLRESKSLR; encoded by the coding sequence ATGCAGGCCGGCTCCCCCTTGAATGCCCTGAAACGCCAGCTGGAAAGCCAGGCGAAGGGATACGGCCGCCCCGATTGCCCGATCTGCAACGGCGTGGGCATACTCTTTGATCCGCATTTTGCCGCCCATCAGGGAGCCTACCGACTCTGCAAATGCGTTGAAGAGCAGTCTCTCTGCGACGGCAATCCGCCCTACGACTACTACGACGAAGAGAAAAATGCCATCGTGCCCTGCCCGACCAAACCGGCACGCATGGCGCTGAAGCGCATCCAGCATCTTGAGCGGCATTCGGGCATTCCCGAGCGCTACCGGGGCCGCCTGATCGATTCCATCGACGTCAGCGGCAAGTCGTCGACAAACGTGCTCATCGCCCTCGACCATGCCGTGCATACGATTTATAGCGCAGGCCGCGGCGAGGTGCGCGGGCTCTATCTTTACGGGCCGACGGGCGCCGGCAAAACCCTGCTTTCCTGCGTTATCCTGAACGAGCTCATCCGCCTCTATCAGGTCGAGGCGCATTATGCGAAGATCTCGCGAGATATCATCGGCAAGCTGCGCGACACATTCAATCCGCAATCCGAGGCCTACGGAGAGGGCCGGCGTATCGAGCAGAAGCTCGGTCGCTACCCAGCCCTTGTCATCGACGACTTCGGCGTGCAGCGCGAGTCTCCCTGGGTGAACTCAGTGCTCTATGACCTCATCGATACGCGATACGAGAATAACCTGTTAACCATTCTGACCTCGAACGAGCCGATGGATTCCTGGAAAGACATCTCAGATGGCCGGGTTCTCAGCCGCCTGCGCGAGATGTGCCTTGAAATCCACATGGAGGCCGAGGATTACCGGCTGCGCGAGAGTAAGTCTCTACGATGA
- the fcpA gene encoding flagellar coiling protein FcpA — MKHAGITLAGLLIVLASPVFAQAPTDPNTVVNPANPTPYEPSPGELVTEEVDESTLSDEAKQIRARNLKAEELWKNADYRDYDPAFTELHRLSKAFANNKYRLALSSFQSGVNAIIKMRDEVELFRKQAAEAKRLNEKWYWQVVDRKAQEERQIGRMRRQAKMEAVTYFTRAINYMDEILNPDLREKEPFKRLLSAIYRNWVMYQYDLGNLPQSIPIIELYLELDQNEKEYPAQKYLSQCYAFQENMIKRYKMGTEDQMFRFRYKKNVHLLRATELKYGKESAEYKHVVNLVNRDEIISVMP, encoded by the coding sequence ATGAAACACGCAGGAATCACCCTTGCTGGCTTATTGATCGTTCTGGCTTCTCCCGTCTTCGCTCAGGCTCCGACGGACCCAAACACGGTCGTAAACCCGGCCAATCCCACTCCCTATGAACCCTCGCCGGGCGAACTGGTCACCGAAGAGGTGGACGAGTCAACGCTCAGCGATGAAGCAAAGCAGATCCGGGCCCGAAACCTGAAGGCCGAGGAGCTGTGGAAGAATGCCGACTATCGTGACTACGATCCGGCCTTCACCGAACTGCACCGCCTGTCGAAGGCGTTTGCCAACAACAAGTATCGTCTTGCACTGTCTTCTTTTCAGTCCGGCGTAAACGCCATCATCAAGATGCGCGACGAGGTGGAGCTGTTCCGCAAGCAGGCTGCCGAGGCGAAGCGTCTGAACGAAAAATGGTACTGGCAGGTTGTTGACCGTAAGGCTCAGGAAGAGCGTCAGATCGGACGTATGAGGAGACAGGCCAAAATGGAGGCCGTCACATACTTCACACGTGCCATCAACTACATGGACGAAATCCTGAACCCCGACCTTCGTGAGAAGGAGCCGTTCAAACGACTTCTGTCGGCCATCTATCGTAACTGGGTGATGTATCAGTATGACCTCGGCAACCTGCCGCAGTCCATCCCGATCATCGAACTCTATCTCGAACTGGATCAGAACGAGAAGGAATATCCTGCGCAAAAGTATCTGTCGCAGTGCTACGCCTTTCAGGAGAACATGATCAAGAGGTACAAAATGGGTACCGAAGATCAGATGTTCCGCTTCCGTTATAAAAAGAACGTGCACCTTCTGCGTGCGACCGAGCTGAAATACGGCAAGGAATCCGCTGAATACAAGCACGTTGTGAATCTCGTCAACCGGGACGAAATCATCTCGGTGATGCCCTGA
- a CDS encoding Hsp20/alpha crystallin family protein, with translation MTAVLEKTNQETRSERRQLYTPAVDIFENETSFILYADVPGADEQSVDITLEKDVLTINAKVNEEIPTGSKLRYAEYGVGDYRRSFTLGDRIDRDKIEATVKNGVLKLVLPRIEPVVRKIQIRGEQA, from the coding sequence ATGACAGCCGTACTTGAAAAGACCAACCAGGAAACGAGAAGCGAGCGCCGACAGCTCTATACCCCGGCCGTCGACATCTTCGAGAACGAAACCAGCTTTATTCTCTATGCCGACGTGCCGGGCGCCGATGAGCAGTCCGTCGACATCACGCTTGAAAAAGACGTGCTGACCATCAACGCAAAAGTGAACGAAGAGATTCCGACCGGCTCAAAGCTTCGCTACGCGGAATATGGCGTCGGCGATTATCGCCGCTCGTTCACGCTCGGTGATCGAATCGATCGTGATAAGATCGAGGCGACGGTCAAAAACGGAGTTCTGAAGCTTGTGCTTCCGCGTATCGAACCCGTCGTTCGCAAGATTCAGATCCGCGGCGAGCAGGCCTGA
- a CDS encoding RNA polymerase sigma factor: MNANDEQILTLVKQERRDEAMRLFVRRFQEKIYSVAYRMFLNHDDALDVSQETLIQADRALSGFRGDSSLDTFVYRITTNVCLNYCRKQARRRTVDPFDSQRIFESLRAGAESEPDVQCERKAKEKMLEAALQKIPEHLRIPVILHDLEGLTVPEIAAVLERTPAAVKSSLHRAKQSLKSILSSGIDVPGEEEAGRFVFSGSEIV, translated from the coding sequence ATGAATGCAAACGACGAACAGATCCTGACACTCGTAAAACAGGAGCGGCGTGACGAGGCGATGCGGCTTTTTGTAAGGCGATTTCAGGAGAAGATCTATTCCGTCGCCTATCGCATGTTTCTCAACCATGACGACGCACTCGACGTATCGCAGGAGACGCTGATCCAGGCCGACCGAGCCCTGTCCGGATTTCGTGGTGATTCGTCGCTTGATACGTTCGTCTACCGCATCACCACGAACGTCTGCCTGAACTACTGCCGTAAGCAGGCTCGTCGCCGCACCGTCGATCCGTTTGATTCGCAGCGCATCTTCGAATCGCTACGAGCCGGGGCAGAATCAGAGCCCGACGTTCAGTGCGAAAGAAAGGCAAAGGAAAAGATGCTCGAAGCGGCCTTGCAGAAGATACCCGAACATCTTCGCATCCCCGTTATTCTGCACGATCTCGAAGGGCTGACCGTTCCAGAAATCGCAGCGGTACTTGAGCGAACTCCTGCTGCGGTGAAGTCATCTCTGCACAGGGCAAAGCAGTCTTTGAAGAGCATCCTTTCGTCGGGCATTGACGTGCCGGGAGAAGAGGAAGCCGGTCGATTCGTCTTCAGCGGATCTGAGATCGTCTGA
- a CDS encoding NAD(P)H-dependent glycerol-3-phosphate dehydrogenase: MKAAVLGSGSFGTALGFVLAHKGWDVLIYARNESLVADINERHENTRYLPGLQLPDNLQATTDVAEALFASKLIVFGIPTQSLTSVIKQVRDLLPAGVPIVSAAKGIEQGTHRIVSEIFEEELPGKFHKSLAYLSGPSFAKEIVQKIPTVVSIASKNEEVALQIQKDFFCSFFRTYWTDDVVGVEVGGALKNVIAIAAGVSDGLNLGHNSRAAIITRGLAEITRMGKAKGANPLTFLGLSGLGDLVLTCTGELSRNRTVGYKLGQGMTMEQIAAEMNQVAEGVATSQSAFELAKQLGLELAITEAVYRMLYEGLDPSRAAYELMNRELKKETF, translated from the coding sequence ATGAAAGCAGCTGTTCTCGGTTCCGGTTCGTTTGGCACGGCCCTGGGCTTCGTTCTTGCCCATAAAGGCTGGGACGTTCTCATCTACGCTCGCAACGAAAGCCTTGTCGCCGACATCAACGAAAGGCACGAGAATACTCGCTATCTTCCCGGACTTCAGCTTCCCGATAATCTGCAAGCGACCACCGACGTCGCCGAGGCGCTCTTTGCCTCGAAGCTGATCGTGTTTGGTATTCCAACGCAAAGCCTCACATCGGTCATCAAGCAGGTGCGCGATCTCTTGCCTGCCGGCGTACCCATCGTTTCTGCGGCAAAGGGTATCGAGCAGGGAACACATCGTATCGTATCTGAGATCTTCGAAGAAGAGCTTCCTGGAAAATTCCATAAATCGCTGGCTTATCTATCGGGCCCGAGCTTTGCAAAAGAGATCGTGCAGAAGATTCCTACGGTCGTGAGCATCGCCTCGAAAAACGAAGAGGTTGCCCTTCAGATTCAGAAAGACTTCTTCTGTTCGTTTTTCAGAACCTACTGGACCGATGATGTCGTCGGCGTCGAGGTCGGCGGTGCGCTGAAAAACGTCATCGCCATCGCAGCAGGCGTCTCAGACGGTCTGAACCTCGGGCATAACTCTCGCGCCGCGATTATCACGCGAGGCCTGGCCGAGATCACGCGTATGGGCAAGGCGAAAGGCGCCAATCCGCTCACCTTTCTCGGCCTATCAGGACTTGGCGACCTTGTGTTAACCTGCACGGGCGAGCTGAGTCGTAACCGAACCGTAGGCTACAAACTCGGCCAGGGCATGACCATGGAACAGATTGCAGCTGAGATGAATCAGGTGGCCGAAGGCGTGGCAACGTCACAGTCCGCCTTTGAGCTTGCAAAGCAGCTTGGCCTCGAGCTCGCCATCACCGAGGCCGTCTATCGCATGCTCTATGAAGGCCTCGATCCGTCTCGCGCCGCTTACGAGCTGATGAACCGCGAGCTGAAAAAAGAGACGTTTTAG
- a CDS encoding S1C family serine protease, translated as MKVISLPFRSGAARRLSYGLLTFLLAAGSLQAAPFLSNRKSPLKEDASQTQVHVVQERFRRIYDLYRYSVVFIKTDLLEKNENRSVPAGLGSGFILSEEGFLCTNAHVVMGASSVEVIIDRRAYPAKVIGVDAMTDLALLKVDPTVPLKEKKFVPIYPGDSDSVRVGDFALALGNPFGLDRSFTLGIVSSVSRSELDHPGNNHIQTDAAIHPGNSGGPLINLDGEVIGMNRMIVSDGGGGIGFAIPMNDVLRVVEELRLHGKVRRGFLGVQIEEEGTLVTGVIDGGPAAKVGIRTGDRIVRVDGQTVKNYRELIRIVGPKPAGARIVIELLRDGKPLKLSVTLGERP; from the coding sequence ATGAAAGTTATTTCTCTCCCTTTTCGCAGCGGCGCCGCCCGGCGCCTGTCATACGGCCTGTTAACGTTCCTGCTCGCGGCCGGCTCGCTTCAGGCTGCCCCTTTTCTATCAAACCGCAAATCCCCGTTAAAAGAAGATGCCTCACAGACGCAGGTGCATGTCGTTCAGGAGAGATTCAGGCGCATCTATGATCTCTATCGTTATTCGGTCGTCTTTATCAAAACCGATCTGCTTGAGAAGAACGAGAATCGCAGCGTACCGGCCGGGCTCGGATCAGGCTTCATCCTGAGCGAGGAGGGATTCCTGTGCACGAACGCCCATGTCGTGATGGGAGCGTCGAGCGTCGAGGTTATCATCGATCGCAGGGCCTACCCGGCGAAGGTGATCGGCGTCGATGCCATGACCGACCTCGCTCTTCTTAAAGTGGATCCGACCGTGCCGCTTAAAGAAAAGAAATTCGTTCCCATTTATCCGGGTGATTCCGATAGCGTTCGCGTCGGAGATTTCGCTCTCGCCCTGGGTAACCCTTTCGGACTGGATCGCAGCTTCACGCTTGGCATCGTCAGTTCCGTTTCGCGCAGCGAGCTCGACCATCCAGGCAACAATCATATTCAAACGGACGCTGCCATTCATCCGGGTAACTCCGGAGGGCCGCTCATCAATCTTGACGGCGAGGTGATCGGCATGAACCGCATGATCGTCTCGGATGGAGGAGGCGGAATCGGATTCGCCATCCCCATGAACGACGTTTTACGGGTCGTTGAAGAGCTTCGTCTACACGGTAAAGTACGTCGCGGCTTCCTCGGCGTTCAGATTGAAGAAGAAGGCACGCTTGTAACCGGAGTCATTGATGGCGGCCCGGCGGCAAAGGTCGGCATCAGAACCGGAGATCGTATCGTGCGCGTGGATGGACAGACGGTGAAAAACTACCGTGAGCTGATCCGCATCGTCGGGCCGAAGCCGGCAGGCGCACGTATCGTTATCGAGCTTTTGCGCGATGGCAAACCGCTGAAGCTTTCGGTTACGCTGGGCGAACGCCCCTGA
- a CDS encoding dioxygenase family protein, which yields MQSGEGQIYGLIAPHAPTLLEDEQDGRSGAVIQALRSLGHFFLEEEIDVVVAASTHWLADEMLVDGSAHHRTIHDYYGFRVQLQYDAPGHADLAAAIVEEANRMLLFPSLKRHGVDHAVTIPMHFLFPDKSMPVVPVSVGGCRVEAFRRGRAIAEAVRKSGLRVLFLASGSLSHDLQAYLDHDFDPEHERFDRHVLDLLERGRGMEMDSIEPALINRAMPEGWFRDLYMLLGAMGSRATARVMAYERLPGVGLGVACFERSASTEQDDIAHSNYIEENL from the coding sequence ATGCAGTCAGGCGAAGGACAGATCTACGGCCTCATCGCTCCGCATGCTCCCACCCTGCTCGAGGACGAACAGGACGGACGCAGCGGAGCGGTCATCCAGGCCCTGCGTTCGCTCGGCCACTTCTTTCTCGAAGAAGAGATCGATGTCGTCGTCGCCGCATCGACACACTGGCTTGCTGATGAGATGCTTGTCGACGGCTCGGCACATCATCGCACCATCCACGATTATTACGGATTCCGCGTGCAGCTACAATACGACGCTCCCGGTCATGCCGATCTGGCGGCAGCCATCGTCGAAGAGGCGAATCGTATGCTGCTCTTCCCTTCTCTCAAGCGACATGGCGTCGATCACGCCGTGACGATTCCCATGCACTTTCTCTTTCCCGATAAGTCGATGCCCGTCGTTCCCGTATCTGTAGGCGGATGCAGGGTCGAGGCCTTCCGCCGCGGACGTGCCATCGCCGAAGCCGTTCGCAAGAGCGGGCTTCGCGTTCTCTTTCTGGCTTCGGGTTCGCTCTCACACGATCTCCAGGCATATCTGGATCATGACTTCGATCCCGAGCATGAACGCTTCGATCGTCATGTGCTCGATCTGCTCGAACGTGGCCGCGGCATGGAGATGGATTCCATCGAACCGGCGCTCATCAACCGCGCCATGCCCGAAGGATGGTTCCGCGACCTGTACATGCTTCTCGGTGCCATGGGCTCGCGCGCAACGGCCCGTGTGATGGCCTACGAGAGGCTTCCAGGAGTCGGCCTCGGCGTCGCCTGTTTCGAACGCTCCGCCTCGACAGAGCAGGACGATATCGCTCACAGTAATTATATTGAGGAGAACCTATGA
- a CDS encoding class I SAM-dependent RNA methyltransferase, giving the protein MSALIERLNAKLEGELIHAERVYGVPFALPGDRISYRIFGRGKRRRLIVDEIERGPAARQEPFCEHFGVCGGCRGQHLSIDEQFELKVRSYRADMIAHFAVTPIELMPERVQRYRNRMDFVVEGKAVERSSSEESGSEGSIVGLRPAGDFRRFVDIRSCHIQRGRADEILSRTRRLISAYPGLPFMRREKAGILKYVTIREGRISGAVILTSCEGNADVPVFREFVSELCKMLEGYERESGYRFSLFTGEVGPLSEVSAVPGSQLLYGDPYFEEALGPLSFQVPPDAFFQPNPDGFFRLYQAALEAVRPRWHGGSVIDLYCGSAVLSLVLAETLTGITALHGADFSASGIELGRRNIESYLKSKGAGFTFDLQARDLNRGEMLFPEANLVIVDPPRAGLAPGVIRWLNEHPAPLLLYISCNPSAQVENLLALREVYRPVFAAVTDPFPQTTHLESAVLLERRP; this is encoded by the coding sequence ATGTCGGCATTGATTGAGCGTCTGAACGCGAAACTGGAAGGAGAACTGATTCACGCAGAACGCGTTTATGGCGTCCCCTTTGCCCTTCCCGGGGATCGCATTTCTTACCGTATTTTCGGCCGGGGCAAACGCCGACGCCTGATCGTCGACGAGATCGAGCGCGGCCCGGCTGCCCGTCAGGAACCGTTCTGCGAGCATTTCGGAGTATGTGGCGGCTGTCGCGGCCAGCACCTGAGTATCGACGAGCAGTTTGAACTCAAGGTCAGATCTTACAGAGCGGACATGATCGCGCATTTTGCGGTCACCCCGATCGAGCTGATGCCCGAGCGTGTACAGCGTTATCGTAACCGAATGGATTTCGTCGTGGAAGGCAAGGCCGTCGAACGGAGTTCTTCAGAGGAGAGTGGCTCAGAAGGCAGTATAGTCGGATTGCGTCCTGCCGGTGACTTTCGGCGATTCGTAGACATTCGCTCGTGCCATATTCAGAGAGGCCGGGCCGACGAGATCCTCTCGCGCACGCGAAGGCTGATCTCCGCATATCCGGGGCTGCCTTTCATGCGACGTGAGAAAGCCGGCATCCTGAAATACGTAACGATTCGCGAGGGCAGAATAAGCGGAGCCGTCATCCTGACGTCATGTGAGGGCAATGCCGATGTGCCCGTCTTCAGAGAGTTTGTGAGCGAGCTCTGCAAGATGCTTGAAGGCTATGAAAGAGAAAGCGGCTATCGCTTCTCTCTCTTCACGGGGGAGGTCGGGCCGTTATCCGAAGTGTCTGCCGTCCCGGGATCGCAGCTTCTTTACGGAGATCCTTATTTTGAAGAGGCGTTAGGCCCTCTTTCGTTTCAGGTGCCTCCCGACGCCTTTTTCCAACCGAACCCGGACGGATTTTTCAGGCTCTATCAGGCGGCCCTTGAAGCGGTGCGTCCGCGCTGGCATGGCGGTTCGGTCATCGATCTCTATTGCGGCTCGGCTGTTCTGTCCCTTGTTCTTGCCGAAACGCTAACCGGGATAACGGCCCTGCATGGCGCGGATTTTTCGGCCTCGGGAATCGAACTGGGCCGACGCAATATTGAGAGCTATTTGAAGTCGAAAGGAGCGGGCTTTACTTTTGATCTTCAGGCCCGAGATCTTAACAGAGGCGAGATGCTGTTTCCTGAAGCCAATCTTGTCATCGTTGATCCGCCTCGGGCCGGCCTTGCCCCCGGCGTGATCCGCTGGCTGAACGAACATCCGGCTCCGCTGCTGCTCTATATCTCATGCAATCCGTCGGCGCAGGTGGAGAATCTGCTTGCGCTGCGCGAGGTTTACAGGCCTGTCTTTGCTGCCGTGACCGATCCTTTTCCGCAGACGACTCATCTCGAATCGGCCGTTTTGCTGGAACGCAGGCCCTGA